DNA sequence from the Entomomonas asaccharolytica genome:
AGTAAAGCACCTAAAACCCAAAGTGACAACAGGGATTCATTAAGACAACTAAGAAAAGTATTTGATGATGCACCAATTGATGAAATAACCTCCCATCATATAGCGCAGTACCGTGACGCAAGGACCGCCAAAGTAAGAGCTAATAGAGAAATGTCTTTGCTTTCCCATATTTATAATATAGCTAAAGAATGGGGGTATGTAACATATAATCCTGTTACTGGTGTACGTAAAAATAAAGAAAAACTAAGAGATTACTATGCCGATGATGAAGTATTTCTTGCAGTATATAAACATTCTCCTCAAGAACTAAAAGATGCGATGATGATTGCCTATTTTACTGGTCAGCGTCCAGCAGATGCTATAAAAATCAGGTTATCACATATTACGGAAGATCATTTATTTATAGGACAAAATAAAACAACTCACAAATTAAGAATCAAGCTTAACAATGAAACTGGACGTACTGGTTTAGGATTACTTATTGATGATATTTTGAAAAGAAAAAATGATAGTTCTCCCTACTTAATTACTATTAAAGACAGAGGCATGACCTACTCAATGCGAAGGTATAGATTCGAAAATGCCAGAAACACTGCTATCAACGAGGCTCTAGCGAATAATGATGAAGAGTTTGCAAAGCATATTAAAGAGTTTCAATTTAAAGATTTACGTCCCAAAGCAGCTAGTGATATGAATAATATTGAATTAGCCAGTAAGCTACTAGGCCATACAAAAGAGGAAATTACTAAGAAGATTTATATTAGGGTTGGTCAAGAAGTAGAGCCAGTAAATAGAGGCATTAGTAACAAATAATTGCGGAAACTCGTTAAATAATTGCGGAAATGATTTGTTTTTTTCATACAGTCATTTAAAAACAA
Encoded proteins:
- a CDS encoding tyrosine-type recombinase/integrase, whose protein sequence is MRKKKPENRDLPPHMFRRNRLLKNGKMWIGYYYDCRKNGKRKEIPLGTDLDKAKIKWAELEMTEAPKDIKTLGYVFDRYENEIIPSKAPKTQSDNRDSLRQLRKVFDDAPIDEITSHHIAQYRDARTAKVRANREMSLLSHIYNIAKEWGYVTYNPVTGVRKNKEKLRDYYADDEVFLAVYKHSPQELKDAMMIAYFTGQRPADAIKIRLSHITEDHLFIGQNKTTHKLRIKLNNETGRTGLGLLIDDILKRKNDSSPYLITIKDRGMTYSMRRYRFENARNTAINEALANNDEEFAKHIKEFQFKDLRPKAASDMNNIELASKLLGHTKEEITKKIYIRVGQEVEPVNRGISNK